The Ziziphus jujuba cultivar Dongzao chromosome 12, ASM3175591v1 sequence TTGTTAATGAGGACTATTCAATATGTTTAGGTTCTGAAATTGCAGAGGAAAATGACAAACTGAAATTTCCTGCTGATGTATAGGGAATGTTATTTTCTTTCCCTATTCTAAAAGGAGATCCGAAAACAGCTgctgaaaagaagaaaaagaaacagttTAAGGTTTTAACTCTTAAGTTTGAAACGTTTTCGGAGAGTTGCCAGAATCACAATATGTTATCTTTAGGGGAAAGACCAAGTTATCTGGTGATTTCAGTAAAGGAAAAATGTAATGTCAAAAATATTTCAGGGTTCTGTCTAAATATGAATTATGAACTCGGTCTAATTGCCCCATGTTTTCTGTGTTTCTTATTGATATGTTAATTGTGAGAAACATTCATTTTCCAAGTTACAATTCTTCTGGTACTGCTATTAATATTGGCCCTTAAGAAACATGGGAAAACAAAGGGCAATTCGAAGCCTGAATAATGCTTGACCTTTCTTAAGGCGGTCTAATACCGGTCATAAGATAGTTTAGAAAATTGGAACTGGATGGGTTATAGTGAGTTTGTGtaattaacatttattattttgctgCCGGATGCTTTATATAGTTGTGTATTATAGTACCACAAAAGAATATCTGAATATGCCATTCTTCCTTATTCCAGAAGAGAAATATCACTTATCATACTAGAGACCCAAAGAGAGGCATTTCTTagataaaacaagaaaaaaatctgAGCGTTTGGAAGTTTCTTCAgagatattttcttcttttttctctttttctgtgTTATAGACACTGAAAATTGTAAGGTTATGGTTAATTTATATAGGGATACCTTATCTTTTTGCTTGGCCAAAAAATATCCTTTCTCTTTAAGCTTTTGAATCAACAAGAGGGCGCCAACTTATACAGAACCAGTTATGGCTTCCACTTCAGTTTCCTCTTCAATAAGTCTGCAAAGCAATGCGCAAAACCCGAGCTTCCCATCAAACACAACTACGAAAGTATTCCTAAACAACTTAATAAAGTTGTCTTCCTTTTCATCTCCTTTATCTAAAACCATCATTGTAAAATCTTCAAGCACTGCCAAGTACAATGAAGTTGTGGTGGATGAAGATATGGACAGAATCAGGAGACTCCAGAATGGTTCGGATGTTCGTGGGGTGGCGTTGAAAGGCGAAAAGGGCAGGACGGTTGATCTAACACCGCCTGCTGTGGATGCTATCGCTGAGAGTTTCGGTGAGTGGGTTATCCATGGCTTGGAGAAGGAGAAAGGACATCCTGTGGAGAATGTCAGGGTATCCCTTGGCAAAGACCCTCGGATTTCTGGAGCATCTTTGAGTGTAGCAGTGTTTGCTGGTCTTGCTCGTGCCGGTTGTTTGGCCTTTGACATGGGACTTGCAACCACACCAGCTTGTTTCATGAGCACAATATTGCCTCCATTTGCCTATGATGCTTCTATTATGGTAGACCATGTTATAAAGACCAAAATCGCCTCTGTCTTTGCTCTCCTTTCTTGTTTTTGCACTAAAAACTTGCAAAAATTTTAATGTTGGTTTCGATAATTTTAATAAGCttttcaagtaaaaaaaaaaaaaaagtttggtaGAACAGAATTATGTTAACCAATTCATTAAAATCTTGTTACATATACAAACTCTTTTAAGTATaatgtatttaataaaattgaagtAGTGAACTGAGAATGTTATGTGTTTATGATGCAGATGACAGCATCTCACTTGCCCTATACAAGAAATGGTCTGAAATTTTTTACTAAGAAAGGAGGACTTACTTCACCGGATGTGGAGGAGATTTGTGATAAAGCAGCCAGAAAGTATGCAAACCGGCTTGCAAAAGTGTCAACCATGCTCTCTGCTCTTCCAACAAAAGTTGATTTCATGAGCACTTATGCAAACCACCTCCGGGACATAATCAAGAAGAGGGTCAACCATCCATCACATTATGATACTCCTCTCCAAGGATTTCAGGTTTCCCCTCCCAAACATATATCTTTGCTTTTGCTTATCTAAAATCTCTACAGCTTTATAATAAGAGTTTTTAATGATTccaatctagagagagaaaaacttTGCGGTAATGATACAGTGACAAAACTACAGTTTTTTTGTACAAAATGGACGAATTTATGTAAAAACATTAATATTTCATTGTTCAATAATGAATAGTGAGGTTTTTGTGGGGACATCTCAAAAAGCTATTATTTTTTGGAGCAAATGTTCTGAATCTGAATTCTCCAAACCCTTCATatcgaaataataataataataataaataataactgatAGTGGGTCCTGGCTTGGCCCGAGAGAGGCCTAACTCACCATGCCTAACCAAACAGAAATGCTCTAATTTCATCCTCAAATGGTGACCCAATTCCATCTGTTAAATGTTTGGGTTAGAGTAGCCTTGGCCCAAAATCATCTTGTTATTCCCCTATTCCATCAGGTCCAATACTTCATTTGGGAGATTAATTGAGTCCACCTAAATAGGTCATCATATacacaaaccaaaaacataAGCTTTTTTAAATAATGGAGTAAATCCAAAATATATCATGTATATAAAACTTTTAGCTCGATTAGATTCTCTGTGCTATTAATGAAGCCTGCAATGGCATGATAAACAACATTGACCCTGAAATGATGCAGATAGTAGTAAATGCTGGAAATGGATCTGGAGGCTTCTTCACATGGGATGTCTTAGACAAGCTTGGAGCAGACACATTTGGGTCTCTGCATCTCAACCCAGATGGCATGTTCCCCAACCACATTCCCAACCCAGAGGACAAAACTGCCATGGCACTCACCAGAGCTGCCGTGCTAGAAAACTCTGCTGATCTCGGAATTGTTTTTGATACCGACGTTGATCGAAGTGGTGTCGTAGATAACAAAGGAAAACCCATTAATGGTGATAAACTCATTGCTCTTATGTCTGCTATTGTGTTGAGGGAACACCCTGGAACAACTATTGTCACTGATGCTAGAACTAGTATGGCACTCACAAGATTCATCACTAGCAGAGGAGGTCACCATTGCTTGTATCGTGTTGGGTATCGGAATGTCATTGATAAAGGTGTCAAGCTGAATGAAAATGGCATTGAAGCTCCCCTCATGATGGAAACAACAGGGCATGGTGCTCTCAAAGAGAATTATTTCCTTGATGATGGtattatagaaatttaaaaaagccttatgtatttttaattagcCTTTTGTATTGGGAATTTGGCTTCATGTTTTTAATGTGTTTGTATGATTGTTTTATAGGAGCTTACATGGTGGTAAAAATCATCATTGAAATGGTAAGGATGAAGCTTTCAGGATCAGATGAAGGTATTGGTAGCCTCATAAATGATCTTGAAGAACCAATAGAATCTATTGAGCTAAGGATGAACATAGTCTCCGAACCGAGACATGCCAAGGCAAGAGGAGTTGAGGCAATCGAAACATTTCGTAACTACGTTGAGGTAAGCTTATAGTCGAACCATATTGATCCTCTGAACAAATGAACAAAGTTTGGGTTTTTTAAAGACAAGACACATTTACTTGCCTGTAGGAAGGGAAACTTGAAGGGTGGGAACTGGACACCTGTGGAGATTGTTGGGTGAGTGAAGGCTGCCTTGTTGATTTAGATGATACCCCGGCTACCATTGATGCTCACATGTATAGGTAAGCAATCCAGAACATAATTTTGTaagaaatttatgaaattctACGTTTTTCGTCATTTGgtagttaaaaattaattaatgtagcTGTAATTTTAGAGCAAAGGTTTCGGATGAGGAACACGGACAACATGGTTGGGTACACATCAGGCAGAGCATTCACAACCCAAATATAGCGGTAAATATGCAGTCATCTGTGCCTGGCGGTTGCCTAACAATGACAAGAGCTCTCAGGGACAAGTATGTTATACTGACACAAAAATTGCTTGGACAAATTGGCATTTCATAGAATTAATACTGGTGTTCTTTTATGATCAACTAAGTGCTTCTGAAACTTATGCAGATTTCTATTGCCTAGTGGTGTGGATAGAATTCTTGACATTAGCCAGATCGATAAGTATGGAAAAAGTGGACGACTAGCCTGAACTACAAATCAATGGGGAGTAGATATGAACCTTTATATGCATGTAGATATAGATTATCATATTTCATATAATTCATAGAATTCCACGTATAGTGTACAGCCACGTATAAAACTTATTTTCCTACTCATTGAGGagatgtaattaaaataaaatgaaaccaCTGTATACCATATTCCGAGGTTTCAGATACCATTGAAAACaatgaaagaagaaaatgaagtagTTTAGTTATGGCAGGTAGTTCCTCTGCTAGAGTCCTGATTGGAACTACGGCATTTTCATGGTTTTCATGGTTTCCTTTTAACATATAATCCTCGTGGATTCTCATAAAAGATGTGTTATTCATCCGATTGAGAAGCATAATTTCTGGTGAAAAACTTAACCCACCTAAAGGAAAAACTTCATCTAACTAAATCTAATGAACATTGAGATGTCAAAGTTAATGGATTATAATAGAATGAACTATCTCTAAATTAATGGATTATCGTTTCGTAtctaaaatttgttta is a genomic window containing:
- the LOC107429325 gene encoding uncharacterized protein LOC107429325; protein product: MASTSVSSSISLQSNAQNPSFPSNTTTKVFLNNLIKLSSFSSPLSKTIIVKSSSTAKYNEVVVDEDMDRIRRLQNGSDVRGVALKGEKGRTVDLTPPAVDAIAESFGEWVIHGLEKEKGHPVENVRVSLGKDPRISGASLSVAVFAGLARAGCLAFDMGLATTPACFMSTILPPFAYDASIMMTASHLPYTRNGLKFFTKKGGLTSPDVEEICDKAARKYANRLAKVSTMLSALPTKVDFMSTYANHLRDIIKKRVNHPSHYDTPLQGFQIVVNAGNGSGGFFTWDVLDKLGADTFGSLHLNPDGMFPNHIPNPEDKTAMALTRAAVLENSADLGIVFDTDVDRSGVVDNKGKPINGDKLIALMSAIVLREHPGTTIVTDARTSMALTRFITSRGGHHCLYRVGYRNVIDKGVKLNENGIEAPLMMETTGHGALKENYFLDDGAYMVVKIIIEMVRMKLSGSDEGIGSLINDLEEPIESIELRMNIVSEPRHAKARGVEAIETFRNYVEEGKLEGWELDTCGDCWVSEGCLVDLDDTPATIDAHMYRAKVSDEEHGQHGWVHIRQSIHNPNIAVNMQSSVPGGCLTMTRALRDKFLLPSGVDRILDISQIDKYGKSGRLA